Proteins encoded together in one Formosa sp. Hel3_A1_48 window:
- the surE gene encoding 5'/3'-nucleotidase SurE — translation MPKKPLILVTNDDGITAPGIRTLIKVMNSIGDVVVVAPDSPQSGMGHAITINDTLYCKEEHIDEGPQKEYSTSGTPADCVKLAVHELLGRQPDLCVSGINHGSNSSINVIYSGTMSAAIEAGMEGIPAVGFSLLNYNWDADFEATETYIKKICLTVLNNGLQKGVVLNVNFPSLEKEKIKGIKICRQANANWVEKFDKRKSPMGRDYYWLTGEFINQDKGEETDEWALKQGYVSIVPTQFDLTAHHYIQELNNWNLNE, via the coding sequence ATGCCAAAAAAACCACTTATTTTAGTAACCAATGACGATGGAATTACAGCACCTGGAATAAGAACCTTGATCAAAGTAATGAATAGCATTGGTGATGTGGTTGTGGTTGCCCCAGATAGTCCTCAAAGTGGTATGGGCCATGCCATTACCATCAATGACACGCTATACTGTAAAGAAGAACACATAGACGAGGGTCCTCAAAAAGAATACAGCACGTCTGGTACGCCAGCTGATTGTGTAAAACTAGCAGTACATGAGCTTTTAGGTCGCCAACCAGACCTTTGTGTTTCAGGAATTAACCATGGCTCCAATTCATCAATAAATGTAATTTATTCAGGAACCATGAGTGCCGCGATTGAAGCGGGTATGGAAGGAATTCCAGCTGTAGGGTTTTCTTTACTCAACTACAATTGGGATGCTGATTTTGAGGCAACAGAAACTTATATCAAAAAAATATGCTTGACTGTTTTAAATAATGGCCTTCAAAAAGGAGTAGTACTCAATGTCAATTTCCCAAGTTTAGAAAAAGAAAAAATTAAAGGGATAAAAATCTGTCGTCAAGCTAACGCAAATTGGGTTGAAAAATTTGACAAACGCAAAAGCCCAATGGGCAGAGATTATTATTGGCTGACAGGGGAATTCATCAATCAAGATAAAGGAGAAGAAACCGATGAATGGGCTTTAAAACAAGGCTATGTTTCAATCGTACCCACTCAGTTTGATTTAACAGCGCATCACTACATACAAGAACTGAATAATTGGAATCTAAATGAATAA